One window of Thermococcus sp. JdF3 genomic DNA carries:
- a CDS encoding DUF4855 domain-containing protein: protein MAKFALWWVRWDGSDYVSRMTVWDRKATAGDFRERGFEGIVILDGEGRNSHCSGFMYSNGYKDGRELAEWVLSPGVDTSLYVTIPFYRPDGKQRDQAQASFSSVPDSYYRGWIDGVLSIDNSDLRGFYWSYESCLQTGNYGKNVSEEFIQSLHDYVHGHGEELMWIPATGNRGVTYLDDPSFCAIQSLAGYFDYIFVQPNYYQNSTLNEKYGTVPYTYQKLIEKVEWIDNMPGNVSIEMEVDRSILYNYISRTHIEENFREPLIERCGPRFTHECLIQYTCDAKEIAFHYLKAQKDVLNRKYKDLAYYFSVDLRVIDEMKGFSRRLGEAYV from the coding sequence GTGGCAAAGTTCGCACTATGGTGGGTTCGATGGGACGGCTCTGACTACGTGTCGAGGATGACTGTCTGGGACAGAAAGGCTACCGCTGGTGACTTCAGGGAGAGGGGTTTTGAGGGGATTGTGATACTAGATGGTGAAGGGCGTAACTCTCACTGCAGTGGTTTTATGTACTCTAACGGATACAAAGACGGGAGAGAGTTAGCAGAATGGGTTCTCTCTCCGGGCGTCGATACGTCGCTTTACGTTACTATACCATTTTACCGTCCCGATGGTAAGCAGAGGGATCAAGCCCAAGCGTCTTTTTCAAGCGTCCCAGATTCATACTACAGGGGCTGGATTGATGGTGTTCTGAGCATTGACAACAGCGACCTTAGGGGCTTTTACTGGAGTTACGAGAGCTGTCTTCAAACCGGCAACTACGGCAAGAACGTTTCTGAGGAGTTCATCCAGAGCCTTCATGATTACGTTCACGGACATGGGGAGGAACTAATGTGGATCCCGGCAACGGGTAACAGAGGGGTTACGTATTTGGATGATCCCTCCTTTTGCGCTATTCAGAGTTTAGCAGGATACTTTGACTACATCTTTGTTCAGCCTAACTATTACCAGAATTCAACACTCAACGAAAAGTATGGCACTGTACCCTATACCTATCAGAAACTCATCGAAAAAGTTGAATGGATTGACAACATGCCGGGTAATGTTTCAATAGAGATGGAAGTCGACAGAAGCATTCTTTATAACTATATCTCCCGAACACACATAGAAGAAAATTTTAGAGAACCCTTGATAGAAAGATGTGGTCCTAGGTTTACGCATGAGTGCTTGATTCAGTATACATGTGATGCAAAAGAGATAGCCTTCCATTATTTAAAAGCCCAAAAAGATGTACTCAATAGAAAATATAAAGACCTTGCTTATTATTTCAGCGTAGATCTCAGAGTCATTGACGAAATGAAAGGCTTTTCGAGAAGATTGGGTGAGGCATATGTATAG
- a CDS encoding helix-turn-helix domain-containing protein: protein MKNVKVLEALGDGPKTIEEIAGKTGIPAMEVRRYLLRFVEQGKVESYQKDGKLYWKLKEKDELEEEFKYV from the coding sequence ATGAAGAATGTAAAGGTTCTGGAGGCCCTCGGCGATGGCCCCAAGACCATCGAGGAGATAGCAGGAAAAACCGGCATCCCCGCTATGGAGGTGCGCCGCTACCTGCTCCGCTTCGTCGAACAGGGCAAGGTCGAGAGCTACCAGAAGGATGGGAAGCTCTACTGGAAGCTGAAGGAGAAGGACGAGCTTGAGGAGGAGTTCAAGTACGTTTGA
- a CDS encoding Sjogren's syndrome/scleroderma autoantigen 1 family protein yields MSARGPTEEEIRNIIMPLMLSGAKMLDRHCPNCGSPLFEKDGKVFCPVCEHRKKQQKAEMKGVEERLMEKLNELANSLPEDIDELEKHLRAMEKIIELLERYRKLEGGE; encoded by the coding sequence ATGAGCGCCAGGGGGCCCACGGAGGAGGAGATACGGAATATAATAATGCCCCTCATGCTCTCGGGGGCCAAGATGCTCGACAGGCACTGCCCCAACTGCGGTTCACCGCTCTTCGAGAAGGACGGGAAAGTCTTCTGCCCGGTCTGCGAGCACAGGAAGAAGCAGCAGAAAGCCGAAATGAAGGGCGTTGAAGAGAGGCTGATGGAGAAGCTCAACGAGCTCGCCAACTCCCTCCCAGAGGACATAGACGAACTGGAGAAACATTTAAGGGCAATGGAAAAGATAATAGAACTGTTGGAAAGATACCGGAAACTGGAGGGAGGAGAATGA
- a CDS encoding arginase family protein: protein MVTFIPFGEKPNRDGVLYVLQLLKRNKLIEDYMIVESSRVELLPERIPQDGAYIIGEHLATYGIVEKLRPQSLISVDAHTDLMHDYLDHGSWLAYTLEERLVNRAVVLAPVLMIPTTERTQLWTRRVKIFPALLRSRKVRGKWRAYKNLQTNDLLEILDEAKRYLGGEIYLTVDMDVLRPEYRIARFQHGELTLEELMEVLEEVKRNFRIAAFDIAEVSDRIRRSRLGKKAFVEVFQLLTG, encoded by the coding sequence ATGGTGACGTTCATTCCCTTCGGCGAAAAACCCAACCGCGACGGCGTTCTCTACGTTCTCCAGCTCCTCAAACGGAACAAGCTCATAGAGGATTACATGATAGTTGAATCAAGCAGGGTCGAACTTCTGCCGGAGAGGATTCCCCAGGATGGCGCGTACATAATAGGCGAACACCTCGCCACGTACGGAATAGTTGAAAAGCTCAGGCCCCAGTCACTCATCAGCGTCGATGCCCACACGGATCTGATGCACGACTACCTCGACCACGGCTCGTGGCTGGCCTACACCCTTGAGGAGCGCCTCGTAAACCGGGCCGTCGTCCTCGCCCCGGTCCTCATGATACCAACCACCGAGAGAACGCAGCTGTGGACGCGGCGCGTCAAGATATTCCCCGCCCTCCTGAGGAGCAGAAAAGTCCGCGGGAAGTGGAGGGCATACAAGAACCTCCAGACAAACGACCTGCTCGAGATACTCGACGAGGCGAAGAGGTACCTCGGCGGGGAGATATACCTGACCGTTGATATGGACGTTCTCCGGCCCGAGTACAGGATAGCCCGCTTCCAGCACGGTGAGCTGACCCTTGAGGAGCTCATGGAGGTGCTGGAAGAGGTGAAAAGGAATTTCAGGATAGCCGCTTTTGACATAGCAGAGGTGTCGGATAGGATAAGGCGTTCGAGACTCGGGAAAAAGGCCTTCGTCGAGGTGTTCCAGCTCCTGACGGGGTGA
- the hxlAB gene encoding bifunctional 3-hexulose-6-phosphate synthase/6-phospho-3-hexuloisomerase, translating to MILQVALDLTDIEQAISIAEKAARGGAHWLEVGTPLIKKEGMRAVELLKRRFPDRKIVADLKTMDTGALEVEMAARHGADVVSILGVTDDKTIKDAVDVARRYGIRVMVDLIGVKDKVKRAKELEKMGVHYILVHTGIDEQVQGKSPLEDLEKVVKAVSVPVAVAGGLNLQTIPKVIELGATIIIVGGAITKAEKPEEVTRKIIDLFWGEYMMTIRKAMTDIIDHIGNVAEKLKIEQVRGFVDAMIGANKIFIYGAGRSGLVGKAFAMRLMHLDFNVYVVGETITPAFEPGDLLIAISGSGETKSIVDAAQIARAQGGKVVAITSYANSTLGKLADVVVEVPGRTKSDVPTDYIARQMLTKYKWIAPMGTLFEDSTMIFLDGVIALLMATFQKTEKDMKKKHATLE from the coding sequence ATGATACTTCAGGTTGCCCTTGATCTAACTGACATTGAGCAGGCCATTTCTATCGCGGAGAAGGCCGCCCGCGGCGGTGCCCACTGGCTCGAGGTTGGAACCCCGCTCATCAAGAAGGAAGGCATGCGCGCGGTTGAGCTTCTCAAGAGGCGCTTCCCGGACAGGAAGATCGTCGCCGACCTCAAGACCATGGACACCGGCGCCCTTGAGGTCGAGATGGCCGCGCGCCACGGTGCCGATGTCGTTTCTATTCTCGGTGTCACCGATGACAAGACGATAAAGGACGCGGTTGATGTCGCAAGGCGCTATGGAATCCGGGTCATGGTTGACCTCATAGGCGTCAAGGACAAGGTCAAGCGCGCCAAGGAGCTCGAAAAGATGGGCGTTCACTACATCCTCGTTCATACTGGCATAGACGAGCAGGTTCAGGGCAAGAGCCCGCTGGAGGACCTGGAGAAGGTTGTTAAAGCCGTCAGCGTCCCCGTTGCCGTCGCCGGCGGGCTGAACCTCCAGACCATACCGAAGGTCATTGAGCTGGGCGCCACGATAATAATCGTCGGAGGCGCGATAACCAAGGCTGAGAAACCTGAGGAAGTCACCAGAAAGATAATCGACCTCTTCTGGGGAGAGTACATGATGACGATAAGGAAGGCCATGACCGACATAATCGATCACATAGGCAACGTCGCTGAGAAGCTCAAGATAGAGCAGGTTCGCGGCTTCGTTGATGCCATGATTGGAGCGAACAAGATATTCATCTACGGCGCAGGAAGGAGCGGCCTCGTCGGTAAGGCCTTCGCGATGAGGCTCATGCACCTCGACTTCAACGTTTACGTCGTCGGCGAAACGATAACCCCCGCCTTCGAGCCAGGAGACCTGCTCATAGCCATCAGCGGTTCCGGTGAGACCAAGAGCATAGTTGACGCCGCCCAGATAGCCAGGGCCCAGGGTGGAAAGGTCGTTGCAATAACATCCTATGCGAACTCGACCCTTGGAAAGCTCGCGGATGTGGTCGTTGAGGTGCCAGGCAGAACGAAGAGTGACGTTCCGACCGACTACATCGCCCGCCAGATGCTCACCAAGTACAAGTGGATAGCCCCGATGGGAACCCTCTTCGAGGACTCGACCATGATATTCCTCGACGGAGTCATAGCACTCCTCATGGCCACCTTCCAGAAGACGGAGAAGGACATGAAGAAGAAGCACGCAACCCTTGAGTGA
- a CDS encoding TIGR02253 family HAD-type hydrolase yields MRAVLFDIDGTLLTEMPLIQLFLPQVYDRLSRRFGISKDEARERFLGEIFGRRDTYDWHDWNFFFRLFDLDLQYEELLERYPHKLHVYPDTIPVLEWLRESGYKLGAVTSGPEYQRLKLRLTGLLDYFDAVVTREDVRAIKPEPKIFLYALEKLGVEPGEAVMVGDSLSQDVYGAKNVGMVAVWINRDGDEDYNMADYEIRTLHELRKVLGGLE; encoded by the coding sequence ATGAGGGCGGTTCTTTTCGACATCGACGGGACTCTGCTGACCGAGATGCCGCTGATTCAGCTGTTCCTCCCGCAGGTTTATGACAGACTCTCGAGGCGGTTTGGAATCAGCAAGGACGAAGCCAGAGAGCGGTTCCTGGGCGAGATATTCGGGAGGAGGGACACCTACGACTGGCACGACTGGAACTTCTTCTTCAGGCTCTTTGACCTCGACCTCCAATACGAAGAGCTCCTGGAGAGATACCCTCACAAGCTCCACGTCTATCCGGATACGATCCCCGTGCTTGAGTGGCTGCGGGAGAGCGGTTATAAGCTTGGGGCCGTTACCAGCGGGCCCGAGTACCAGCGGCTCAAGCTGAGGCTCACCGGTCTGCTGGACTACTTCGACGCTGTCGTTACCCGGGAGGATGTCAGGGCAATAAAACCCGAGCCCAAAATATTCCTCTACGCCCTGGAGAAGCTGGGCGTCGAGCCCGGGGAGGCGGTCATGGTGGGTGATTCCCTGAGCCAGGACGTTTACGGGGCCAAGAACGTGGGTATGGTGGCGGTCTGGATAAACCGGGATGGCGACGAGGATTACAACATGGCGGACTACGAGATTAGAACGCTTCACGAGCTGAGAAAAGTGCTGGGGGGATTGGAATGA
- a CDS encoding glutamate cyclase domain-containing protein, with protein sequence MIAHLINTDVGNRGVLRVYLDYRRENPNFLHNSAKLFLDNYERVLIVTGFPIPPEMRAETDGPPGTLALTKAVETLGGTAEVLTYPEVKTALEPFGIRFTDEPEIGDYSLVIAVETPGRAADGRYYSMSAMEITREAFDWAVLRAKDIGVPTIGIGDGGNEAGMGNIRDLVVRYVPHGERIASTVETDELILSAVSNWGAYGLVAQASIEFGRELLPGWDEKTIVRIISKLGLIDGVSKTQTPTVDGISLDIHDRIVELLNAVVNEALR encoded by the coding sequence ATGATAGCACATCTGATAAACACTGACGTTGGGAACAGGGGGGTTCTGAGGGTATACCTCGACTACCGCCGGGAGAACCCCAATTTTTTACATAATTCTGCAAAACTGTTTTTGGATAATTATGAACGCGTTCTCATCGTCACGGGCTTTCCCATACCGCCGGAGATGCGGGCAGAAACCGACGGCCCGCCGGGAACACTGGCCCTGACGAAGGCAGTTGAGACCCTGGGAGGCACTGCAGAGGTGCTTACTTATCCGGAGGTAAAGACTGCCCTGGAACCCTTCGGCATCAGGTTCACAGACGAACCGGAGATAGGGGACTACTCCCTCGTGATAGCGGTTGAGACCCCAGGCAGGGCCGCAGATGGGAGGTACTACTCAATGAGCGCCATGGAGATCACGAGAGAAGCCTTTGATTGGGCGGTTCTTAGGGCGAAGGACATTGGAGTTCCGACGATTGGGATAGGCGACGGGGGCAACGAGGCGGGCATGGGGAACATACGGGACCTCGTCGTCCGATACGTGCCCCACGGGGAGAGGATAGCGAGCACCGTTGAGACCGATGAGCTGATACTCTCCGCCGTCTCAAACTGGGGGGCCTACGGGCTCGTGGCTCAGGCGTCAATAGAGTTCGGACGGGAGCTCCTCCCCGGATGGGATGAGAAGACGATAGTTAGAATAATCTCAAAGCTCGGCCTTATAGACGGGGTCTCCAAAACCCAGACACCGACGGTTGATGGGATAAGCCTCGACATCCACGATAGAATCGTTGAGCTTTTAAACGCCGTTGTAAACGAGGCCCTAAGGTGA
- a CDS encoding HD domain-containing protein — MRLEEFIGDGNSIRLIERTRDYARHFFEREGTHGFSHVERVLNLCLHIGREEGADLETLALAALLHDVARPLESAGRVEDHAAEGARIAMHYLRSLGYPEEKVEAVAHAIEAHRFSSGPEPRTLEAKILSDADKLDAIGAIGIARVFMYSGEHGRSIEDSLEHFEEKILKLKDLMYTETARRMAEERHRFTEEFIERIRREIEGEI, encoded by the coding sequence ATGAGGCTCGAGGAGTTCATCGGTGATGGAAATTCAATCAGACTCATAGAACGGACCCGCGATTATGCCAGGCACTTCTTTGAACGGGAGGGAACCCACGGCTTCAGCCACGTGGAGCGGGTGCTCAATCTGTGCCTCCACATCGGGAGGGAGGAGGGGGCGGACCTGGAGACCCTGGCCCTCGCGGCCCTCCTCCACGACGTGGCAAGGCCACTTGAGAGCGCTGGAAGGGTTGAAGACCACGCCGCTGAAGGGGCCAGGATAGCGATGCACTACCTCAGAAGCCTCGGGTACCCCGAGGAGAAGGTTGAGGCGGTTGCCCACGCCATAGAGGCCCACCGCTTCTCCAGCGGCCCGGAGCCAAGAACCCTCGAGGCAAAGATACTCAGCGACGCCGACAAGCTCGATGCGATCGGTGCGATAGGGATAGCGAGGGTCTTCATGTACTCCGGCGAGCACGGAAGGAGCATCGAGGATTCCCTGGAGCACTTCGAGGAAAAGATACTGAAGCTGAAGGATTTGATGTACACCGAAACCGCGAGGAGGATGGCCGAGGAGAGGCATCGCTTCACCGAGGAATTCATCGAGCGCATAAGGCGCGAGATAGAGGGCGAAATCTGA
- a CDS encoding KH domain-containing protein: MKAPICEVCLKTDDILCPADEKKLQDGVISELDVKVARLLYRLIGDADMEFKKAVEAGDLIVIVVGEGDVPITIGKGGKNIKALMRELGKRIRVIEAVEVTGTDDVKKLATDLLYPAGVFGVNIVYKPGGGTYYKVLVMGRDRKKLPEKADVLESILSQITGAEVKINFI; this comes from the coding sequence ATGAAGGCGCCGATCTGTGAGGTGTGTTTGAAGACCGACGACATTCTGTGCCCGGCTGACGAGAAAAAGCTCCAGGACGGGGTTATTTCCGAGCTGGATGTTAAAGTTGCGAGACTCCTTTACAGGCTCATCGGAGACGCTGACATGGAGTTTAAGAAGGCCGTTGAAGCCGGTGACCTCATAGTCATCGTGGTTGGCGAGGGAGACGTCCCGATAACCATCGGCAAGGGCGGCAAGAACATCAAGGCCCTCATGAGGGAGCTTGGAAAGAGGATACGCGTCATTGAAGCCGTGGAGGTCACGGGGACCGACGATGTCAAGAAGCTTGCCACCGACCTCCTCTACCCTGCGGGCGTCTTCGGGGTCAACATCGTTTACAAGCCAGGAGGGGGAACCTACTACAAGGTCCTCGTCATGGGAAGGGACAGGAAGAAGCTCCCCGAAAAGGCCGACGTCCTGGAGAGCATACTCTCCCAGATAACCGGGGCCGAGGTAAAGATAAACTTTATTTGA
- the aspS gene encoding aspartate--tRNA(Asn) ligase, translated as MYRTHYSSQITEELNGQRIRVAGWVWEVKDLGGIKFLWIRDRDGIVQVTAPKKKVDPELFKLIPKLNAEDVVAVEGTVNFTPKAKLGFEILPEKLEILSRAGSPLPLDPTGKVKAELDTRLDNRFMDLRNPEVMAIFKIRSSVFKAVRDFYHENGFIEVHTPKIIATATEGGTELFPMKYFEKDAFLAQSPQLYKQIMMASGLDRVYEIAPIFRAEEHNTTRHLNEAWSIDSEMAFIENEEEVMGLLERLVAHTINYVREHNARELEVLNFELEEPKLPFPRVTYDKALEILADLGKTIEWGEDIDTEGERLLGRYMMENENAPLYFIYRYPSEAKPFYIMKYDDKPEVCRAFDLEYRGVEITSGGQREHRYDVLVEQIKEKGLNPESFEFYLKAFRYGMPPHGGFGLGAERLIKQMLDLGNIREVILFPRDRRRLMP; from the coding sequence ATGTACCGGACGCACTATTCGAGCCAGATTACGGAGGAACTCAACGGCCAGCGCATCAGGGTGGCCGGCTGGGTCTGGGAGGTCAAGGACCTCGGAGGCATAAAATTCCTCTGGATAAGGGACAGGGACGGTATAGTTCAGGTAACCGCCCCCAAGAAGAAGGTTGACCCGGAGCTGTTCAAGCTTATCCCGAAGCTCAACGCGGAGGACGTTGTTGCGGTTGAGGGAACGGTGAACTTCACGCCCAAGGCCAAGCTCGGCTTCGAAATCCTCCCGGAGAAACTTGAAATCCTCAGCAGGGCGGGGAGTCCGCTTCCGCTCGACCCGACCGGAAAGGTAAAGGCCGAGCTGGACACCAGGCTGGACAACCGCTTCATGGACCTCAGAAACCCTGAGGTAATGGCGATCTTCAAAATCAGGTCCAGCGTTTTCAAGGCCGTCAGGGACTTCTACCATGAGAACGGCTTCATCGAGGTTCACACCCCCAAGATTATCGCCACCGCCACGGAGGGCGGAACCGAGCTCTTCCCCATGAAGTACTTCGAGAAGGACGCATTCCTTGCCCAGAGTCCCCAGCTCTACAAGCAGATAATGATGGCGAGCGGCCTCGACAGGGTTTACGAAATCGCCCCAATATTCCGCGCGGAGGAACACAACACGACCCGGCACCTCAACGAGGCGTGGAGCATCGACAGTGAGATGGCCTTCATAGAGAACGAGGAGGAGGTAATGGGGCTCCTCGAGAGGCTCGTCGCCCACACGATCAACTACGTCCGCGAGCACAACGCGCGGGAGCTTGAGGTTCTCAACTTCGAGCTCGAGGAGCCAAAACTGCCGTTCCCGCGTGTTACCTATGACAAGGCCCTTGAGATACTCGCTGACCTCGGCAAAACTATAGAGTGGGGCGAGGACATAGACACCGAGGGCGAGAGACTCCTCGGAAGGTACATGATGGAGAACGAGAACGCCCCGCTCTACTTCATCTACCGCTACCCCAGCGAGGCGAAGCCCTTCTACATAATGAAGTACGACGATAAGCCGGAAGTCTGCAGGGCCTTCGACCTCGAGTACCGCGGTGTTGAGATAACCTCCGGCGGGCAGAGGGAGCACCGCTACGACGTCCTCGTCGAACAGATAAAGGAGAAAGGTCTCAACCCGGAGAGCTTTGAGTTCTACCTCAAGGCATTCCGCTACGGAATGCCACCCCACGGTGGGTTCGGGCTCGGGGCCGAGCGTCTGATAAAGCAGATGCTCGACCTCGGTAACATCCGCGAGGTTATACTGTTCCCCAGGGACAGAAGAAGGCTTATGCCGTAA
- a CDS encoding protein BatD, translated as MKRIAALILVGLFLFAGLNVTSAVAGDVLYAKISSVELGLGDKAVLGPYSFTFTDVSPDFTTARISISAGKGSSDVYIEEGKTVYYPSATNPVFALSVVIWNIKNKPIVYLDIMSPLKAIDTVDLKEGEYYRLPSNFPGIKVKLISATNDYATFNVYFPYSSNPTTVKISKGSGKGVAYKLNDKYRYQDYLYIKVTDSTSDSATFEVYLPKVAAVDFNIVKSDEGGSGTPSQNETLLVYNGLMYTGEKLPVKVDDTSYYVKLISVVSTKASLEVYRKSTKIGTYFINIGEVKAIPDTPLKLSIQKTEPQYNRSTVLVYAPEGAQVTPILRAANIVADIDAVPKEIMLNNNLVVVISVENRGKGDAYDVAIAAPLPDDFELVSMAKSWTFKTFPAFTNMPALIYVLKPTKVGEFDIGKATVTFYDDKSLETGKKRVIYSASLTGIKVYNVPSIDVSAQAYNGTWGDYVTAKVGDKVSLKFTLHASDGNPDYEFVKNATLLLDLPSSVDGQSLVDIGTVRAGETKTLQLDLTVLKEDLTNIRATLVYLDPLGGEHRLALGNLVTINSVPPRIITEEVKVWPTAEELPSYVNQTLAKMDDPKPLAEELADISAKYVPPESNPWKPAAIVFILLTVILAGVAYRYWGEAEKLKEKLERKKQRRPGGLPKKEGEEEGEGSEIAEL; from the coding sequence ATGAAAAGGATAGCGGCTTTAATCTTGGTAGGGTTGTTCCTCTTTGCGGGTCTGAATGTAACGTCTGCGGTTGCAGGGGATGTTCTGTATGCCAAAATCTCTTCCGTAGAACTTGGGCTGGGTGACAAAGCCGTTCTCGGACCGTATTCGTTCACGTTCACAGATGTCAGTCCTGACTTCACCACCGCTAGAATCTCGATTTCAGCGGGCAAAGGATCCTCTGATGTGTACATTGAAGAGGGTAAAACCGTGTACTATCCATCCGCTACAAACCCGGTGTTTGCGCTCAGTGTTGTCATCTGGAACATCAAAAACAAGCCCATCGTGTACCTCGACATAATGTCACCGCTCAAGGCAATCGATACCGTGGACCTGAAGGAAGGAGAATACTACAGACTGCCCTCGAACTTTCCGGGGATCAAGGTAAAGCTCATCAGTGCAACGAATGACTACGCCACGTTCAACGTGTACTTCCCTTATTCATCCAACCCGACAACCGTTAAGATATCCAAAGGAAGTGGTAAGGGCGTTGCATACAAACTCAACGACAAGTACAGATATCAGGACTACCTGTACATCAAGGTCACGGACTCCACCTCGGACAGTGCCACCTTCGAGGTTTACCTCCCCAAGGTTGCCGCGGTGGATTTCAATATCGTGAAGTCCGACGAGGGTGGAAGCGGAACGCCGTCCCAGAATGAAACCCTCCTCGTGTACAACGGCCTGATGTACACGGGGGAGAAGCTGCCCGTAAAAGTGGATGACACCAGCTACTACGTAAAGCTCATTTCAGTTGTCTCCACGAAGGCCAGCCTCGAGGTCTACAGGAAGTCAACGAAGATTGGTACCTACTTCATAAACATCGGAGAGGTGAAGGCAATACCCGACACCCCCCTGAAGCTCTCCATTCAGAAGACGGAGCCACAGTATAACCGCTCCACGGTACTTGTGTACGCGCCAGAGGGTGCACAGGTGACGCCGATACTCCGCGCCGCCAACATAGTGGCGGATATCGATGCTGTGCCGAAGGAGATAATGCTGAACAACAACCTAGTCGTCGTTATCTCCGTGGAGAACAGGGGAAAGGGCGACGCCTACGATGTTGCCATAGCCGCCCCACTACCCGACGATTTCGAACTCGTGAGCATGGCCAAGTCGTGGACTTTCAAGACATTCCCTGCCTTCACGAACATGCCCGCCCTCATCTACGTCCTCAAGCCCACGAAGGTCGGTGAGTTCGACATCGGAAAGGCGACCGTCACCTTCTACGACGACAAGAGCCTGGAAACGGGCAAGAAGAGGGTAATATACTCCGCGTCGCTCACCGGCATTAAGGTTTACAACGTCCCCTCCATAGACGTCAGCGCCCAGGCCTACAACGGCACCTGGGGTGACTACGTGACCGCCAAGGTTGGGGACAAGGTCAGCCTCAAGTTTACCCTCCACGCCTCCGACGGCAACCCCGACTACGAGTTCGTCAAGAACGCCACCCTGCTCCTCGACCTCCCATCGAGCGTTGACGGGCAGTCCCTGGTTGATATCGGCACTGTAAGGGCCGGCGAGACCAAGACCCTCCAGCTCGACCTCACGGTGCTCAAGGAGGACCTAACCAACATCAGGGCCACCCTTGTATACCTCGATCCGCTCGGTGGGGAGCACAGGCTTGCCCTCGGCAACCTCGTCACGATCAACAGCGTCCCCCCAAGGATAATAACGGAAGAGGTCAAAGTATGGCCGACCGCCGAGGAGCTTCCCTCCTACGTCAACCAGACCCTCGCCAAGATGGACGATCCCAAGCCGCTGGCGGAGGAGCTTGCGGACATCTCCGCCAAATACGTCCCGCCGGAGAGCAACCCGTGGAAGCCCGCGGCGATAGTGTTCATCCTGCTGACCGTCATACTCGCGGGGGTGGCCTACAGGTACTGGGGCGAGGCGGAGAAGCTCAAGGAGAAGCTTGAGCGGAAGAAACAGAGGCGCCCTGGAGGACTGCCGAAGAAGGAGGGCGAGGAAGAGGGAGAGGGCTCTGAGATAGCTGAGCTCTGA
- the pth2 gene encoding peptidyl-tRNA hydrolase Pth2, whose amino-acid sequence MFRYKQVIVSRKDLKLSKGKFAVQVAHGAVTAALKAQKEKPEWFKAWFHEGQKKVVVKAENERELFELKAHAEKLGIPTALIRDAGLTEIPPGTITVLAIGPAPEEIVDKVTGHLKLV is encoded by the coding sequence ATGTTCAGGTACAAGCAGGTCATAGTCTCCCGGAAGGATCTGAAGCTCAGCAAGGGTAAGTTCGCCGTCCAGGTTGCCCACGGTGCGGTTACCGCTGCGCTGAAGGCTCAGAAGGAGAAACCCGAATGGTTCAAAGCTTGGTTCCATGAGGGGCAGAAAAAGGTCGTCGTGAAGGCTGAAAACGAGAGGGAGCTCTTCGAACTGAAGGCTCATGCAGAGAAGCTGGGAATCCCAACGGCGCTCATCAGGGACGCCGGTCTGACGGAGATACCCCCAGGTACGATAACCGTCCTTGCGATCGGTCCGGCCCCGGAGGAGATTGTGGACAAGGTTACGGGGCATCTAAAGCTGGTGTGA